The genome window AACTGTTGCCGCAACCCGCCGCCGATTCGCTGTGTTTGAGCACCACCGTCTACCTGGAAGCGCGCGACCAGACGTTGCGCGGCCAGCAGGCAGTCGCCGAAGTCGCGTTGCGGCGCCTGGACAGCGGCCTGTGGGGCAACTCGATGTGCCAGGTGGTCACCGCGCGCAAGCAGTTCGCGCCGGGGCTGGTGAAACCGGGTACAGAACTCAAGAACGAGGACGCCTGGGCCGACGCGGTCAACGTCGCCTTCGCCGCCGAACGCAACTGGGCGCTGCCGCAGGGCCAGCGCAAGGAGATCGTGCCCGGCGCCAGCCACTTCGCCGCGCACGCGATCGCCAATCCGAGCTGGCGCAACGCCTACCAGGTGGCGACGATCGGCGACCACACGTTCTACCGCGTGCAGAAGCTGCGGCCACGCAACGCATCCTGAGCGAAAACGCCGCGCTATCGCCATCTGCACGCAGGGCCGGTTACGCTTGTCGGCCCTTTGTCGGTGCGGAGTCCTGCAATGAAACTGTATGCCAAGTCTGGCGCCTGTTCGCTGGCCGACCACATCGCGCTGCGCTGGGCGCAATTGCCGTTCGAACTGGAACTGCTCGACGCCGCCGCGATGAAGGCACCGGCCTATCTCGCGATCAACCCTGCAGGCGCGGTGCCCACGCTGCAGATCGACGATTGGGTGCTGACCCAGAACTCGGCGATCCTCAACTACATCGCCGATGTCGCACCCGCGGCACAGCTGGCCGGCGACGGCAGCGCGCGCAGTCGCGCCGAAGTGCAGCGTTGGCTCGCCTTCCTCAACGCCGACCTGCATCCCGCCTTCCATCCGTTGTTCGGCAGCACGCGCTACCTTGAGGACGCGGCGACGATCGCGCGCACCCAGGAACATGCGCGCGAACGCCTGCGCACGCTGTACGCGCGCGTGGACGCGCAGCTGGGGACGCAGCAATGGCTCGCCGGCACGCAGCGTTCGATCGCCGATGCGTATCTGTTCGTGACCCTGCGCTGGGCGCGGGGACTGAAGCTCGAAACCGGCGCCAATCTGCAGCGTTTCTTCGAGCGCATGGCCGCCGATCCGCAGGTGCTGGCGGCGCTGCAGGCCGAAGGCCTGGAGTGAGCGTAGCGACGCAGCCGCATCGCATGCGGGTGTTGTTTGCTGCGTACGCAGGTAACTTCTTGGACGATTTCCGCGCCAGCTGATACCACGTCTGAGCGACTTCAGTCGCGACACGCCTTCCCGGTGACGCCGGTCACGACTGAAATCGCTCCCGCACATTGCGTTGGCTGCAGAACTGCATCAGCGCGGATCGGCATAGCGCTCGCTCAGCGCTCCCTCCACCGATTGCGCGTCAGCGGCAGCCGGCGCGATGCAATGGCGCATCAGCGCGCCAGCACCCGACCAATCTCGTCGAGCGCGCAGGGATCATCCAGCGTCGACAGGTCGCCGGGATCGCGCTGCTCGGCCAGCGCCTGCAGCGAACGCCGCAGCAGCTTGCCCGAGCACGTCTTCGGCAATGCCTGCACCAGGTACACCTGCGCCGGCCGCGCGACCGCACCAAGCCGCTCCACCACGCATTGCCGCAACTGCGCGGCGCTGGTGTTCGCTGCATCGGGCGCGGCCTGCTGTTTCAGCGCCGCGAACACCAGCGGCACCTGTCCCATCAGTTCGTCGTGCATGCCGATCACCGCCACCTCGGCCACATCGGCGTGGCCGGCGATGGCTTCCTCGATCGCGCGCGTGCCCAGGCGATGGCCGGCGACGTTGATCACGTCGTCGGTGCGGCCGAGGATGAAGGTATGGCCATCGTCGTCGCAGATCGCCCAATCCAGCGTGCTGTACAGCAGCTCCTCGAAATGGCCGAAACAGCTGCGTCGTCGTTCCACACCGCGGTCATGCAGCCCGGCGGCAGCGGCGGCTCGATCACCAGCACGCCCTTGGGCTTGCCGGTGGTGCCGGAGATCGTCTGCGGCGACGGCTGCCAGTGGACAGCGTCGCATCGTCCATGCGGCTCCTTCCAAGGCGATGCACCCGCGCCGAGCATCGTCCCTGCGCAGCGCGGGCGTCGTTCCGACCTTCGCCAAAGGGCGCGGGCGCCGCCGCGGCGGCACCTGCCTGTGCCGCCGCCGGTAGACTGCTTACTGCTTTTGCGCTGCCGCTTTCGCCTTCGCAGCCGCCGCACGCGACGGCGCATGCTTCACGTAGCGGTCGAACCACTCCAGCATCTCGGCCACCACGTCTTCGTTGGACTCGCGCGCGCTATACCAGTGCGGCTCGAACGGCAGCAGCACCAGCCGCGCGGTGCCGCCGTTGCCGCGGATTGCCTGGAACAGGCGCGGCGCCTGAGTGGTTTCGGTGCCGGGATTGGCATCGTCCATGCCGTGCACGATCAACAGCGGCTCGTCGATCTTGTCGGCATGGAAGAACGCCGACGCTTGCGCGTAGACCTCCGGCGCGGCCCAGAACGAACGCCGCTCGTTCTGGAAGCCGAAGGGGGTCAGGGTCTTGTTGTAGCTGCCACTCGTCGCCACGCCAGCGCGGAACAGGTCGGTATGCGCCAGCAGGTTGGCCGCCATCAGCGCGCCGTGGCTGTGGCCGGTGACGCCGATCCGCTGCCGATCGACCACGCCCAGCTCCACCGCCTTGTCCACCGCGGCGGTGGCGTTGTCCACCAGTTGCTGCAGATAGGTGTCGTAGGCAGTCTTGGGATCGCCGACGATCGGGAATGCGGTGTCGTCGATGATCGCGTAGCCGGCCAGCAACAATAGCTGGTAGGAACGCAGGCTGGTGAAGTCGCGCTCGTTGGCGCCGCTGACCTGGCCGGCCTTGGAAGGATCGGCGTAGTCCAGCGGATAGGCGTACAGGATCGCCGGCACCCGCGTGCCTTCCTTGTAGCCCGGCGGCGTGTACAGGGTGAACGACAGTTCCACCCCGTCCTTGCGTTTGTAGGTCACCAGCCGCTTCTTGATCTGCCGCACCAGCGGCGTCGGATCGGGGAAGCGGGTGATCGGCGCGGCCGCCGATGCATAGACCGCGTCACCCGCCGTCGCACCGGTCTGTGCCTGGCCTAGCGCGCGCAGGTACACGTTCGGCGGATCGGTCGGCGACTGGCGCCAAGTCAGCAACCGGGTGGTGTCGTCGCCGGCGAACCCGAAGAAAAATTCGTCCACGCTGGCGTCGCTGCGGAACAGGCGCTCGGTCTTGCCGCTGGCCAGTGCGTAGCGGTCCAGGAACGCGCGGTTGCCGGCCGGCGTGGCGCCCTGCCCGCTCAGGAACAGGGCGCCGCGGTCCTCGCGCAGCACCGCTTCGCCGTTGGCCAGCACGCGCAGTTCCGGGGCACCGGGATCGGCGTACAGATCGTCGGTGGACAGATCGAACAGCACCCGGCCGGGCGTGCCGGGGCGGTCGGCGTCCAGCAGGGTGGTGCGCCGCCAGTGGCGGTTCTCGTCGTAGTCGTCCAGCAGCGCCTGCCCGCCCTGGGCGAACCAGGACAGGCCGGCGTAGCGCTGGGCCACCCGCGCCAGTTCGCGCGGCTTGGCGGTGAACGGCGCCGCCAGGGTCAGCAGCTTGTCGCGCGCCGGCACGCTGGCCTTCCAGTCGCCGCCGTCCAGCGCCTCGGCCCAGACCAGCGTGGCCGGCTGGTTGGCCCGCCAGGAATACGCGCGCGGACCGGTCGGCACGCCCTGCACCGGCACCCGGTCGGCGACCGGCAGATCGGCCAGCACGCGCTCGCCGCCATTGGCCAGATCGAGCACCGCCACATCATGGGCGAAACGCGCATAGGTGGTGACGTAGGAATACGGCCGCTTGAGCCGCTCCACGCGCACATGGCGGCCGTCGGGCGCGCCATCCACTGCGGTGTAAACGGCCGGCGCGCCGACCTTGTTCTGCTTGCCGCTGGCCGCATCGACGGTGAGCAACTGGGAAGTCGCGTAATACGCGAACAGCGCCTCGTCCTCGGGACTGGACAGCGTGTCGCGCGCCTCGTAGGTACTGCTCTCGCCCTTGCCCTGGATGGTTTCCTTGACCTCCGGTCCAGGCGGCACCGCAGCCTTACGTGGCGGTGCGCCCATGTCCTGCGGCACGGTCTTCAGCAGCAGCGTGTCGCTGCCGCCCAGCCACTGGATCTCGCCGCCCAGCACCGGGTTGAGCTGCACGCCGTCGATGCGGCGCACGTTGCCGGTGGCGACGTCGCCCAACCACAGCTCGACGCGGTCGGCGGCAGTGTTGTTGAAGGCGAAACGACGCCCGTCCGGCGACCACACCGGCTGCGCCGGACACGCGCCGGCCGGCAGGGTCACCGCGGTCTGCTTGCCGCTGGCCACCTCGACCAGGCTGAAGCCTTCCAGGCAGGCACGGATGCCGTAACCGCTGGACATGTCGTGGCGACTATGGCTGCGCGGCTCCACGCGCACGCCAGCCAGCTTCAGGTACGGCTCGGCGACGCGCGCGATCGGTGGATACTGGGTGCGCTGCACCAGCAGCAGGGTCTTGCCGGTGGGATCCAAGCGCGGCGATGGATTCAACGGCGCGCGCATCACCCCCAGCAGCGGCTCGGGCGGCTGGCGGTAACCGCCGTCGGCGGCCGCGGCGGCGAGCGGCAACAGGCTGGCGATGGCCAGCACTCCGATCCAGCGATACGGCGCGAGCATGAGGTTGTTCCCTGGCGAATGGTTGCAGGAACGTAGCACAGCGCGGTGGCTTCTCCCCCCGACACTCCACGAAGCCGACCAGTCACTGTACGAAGCAGTCTCGTGCACTCAAACTCCGCGAGACGCTTCGCGCCGGACGCTCCCCCCCCTCTCCCGACGGGAGAAGGGCTAGCTGTTCCTTCTCCCAGCGAAAGAAGGTGCCCCGCAGGAGCGGATGAGGGTACGGGCGCAGCCTCGCGCCCCCCAATCAAGGCAGCCCCCAGGTTTGGAGCCCCACAACGCCGAACGCCGGGCAGCGCCCGGCGTTCGGTGACGCGATCGCGGGAGCGATCAGCCCAGCAGGTGCGCCACGCCGCTGCGCTCTTCCTCAAGCTCGGCCAGGGTCTTGTCGATGTACTTCTGGCTGAAGTCGTCGATCGGCAGATCCTTGACCAGGGTGTACTCGCCGTTCTCGGTGGTCACCGCGAAGCCGAACATCACGCCCTCCGGAATGCCATAGGAGCCATCGGACGGCACGCCCATCGTCACCCACTTGCCGTTGCTGCCCAGCACCCAGTCGCGCACGTGGTCGATGGCGGCGTTGGCGGCCGAGGCCGCCGAGGACGAGCCACGCGCTTCGATGATCGCCGCGCCGCGCTTGCCCACGGTCGGAATGAAGGTGCCGGCGTTCCAGTCCTGGTCGTTGATCGCATCGGCAATGGACGCCCCATCGACGGTGGCGAAACGGTAGTCGGGATACATGGTCGGGCTGTGGTTGCCCCACACCACCAGCTTCTCGATGCCGCCGACCGGCTTGCCGAGCTTGCCAGCCAGCTGGCTCAGCGCGCGGTTGTGGTCCAGGCGCAGCATCGCGGTGAAGTTCTTCGGGTTCAGGTCCGGCGCCGACTTCATCGCGATGTAGGCGTTGGTGTTGGCCGGGTTACCGACCACCAGCACCTTGACGTTGCGGCTGGCGACCTTGTTCAGCGCCGCGCCCTGCGCGGTGAATATCTTGGCGTTCTCCAGCAGCAGGTCCTTGCGCTCCATGCCCGGGCCGCGCGGACGCGCGCCGACCAGCAGGGCGACGTCGGCGTCCTTGAACGCCACTTCGGCGTCGTCGGTGCCGACCATGCCGGCCAGCAGCGGGAACGCGCAATCTTCCAGCTCCATCATCACACCCTTCAGCGCGGCCTGGGCCTTCTCCATCGGCAACTCGAGCAGCTGCAGGATCACCGGCTGGTCCTTGCCCAGCATTTCGCCGGAGGCGATACGGAACAGCAGGGCATAGCCGATCTGGCCGGCAGCGCCGGTCACAGCAACACGTACGGGTGTCTTCATGGGGGGTTCCTCTGCGAAAAAAGGGATAAGGGGTCAGTAGACGCGGTAGCCGAGCGGCAGCAGGTGTGCGTCGAGGGCGGCACCACGGTGATCAGCGATGCGGTAGCCGTCGACCACGTGCTGGCCGATCACCATGATCGGCACGCCTTCGCGGCGCAGTGCGGCGGCCGCACGGCGGCCCTGCTCCTGCTCCACATCGAGCACGCGGTAGCGGACCTGGGCACGTTCGAAACCTGCCTGTTGCCGGCGGCAGTAGCCGCACAGCAAAAGGGAACGCATCATCATCGAGGTTCGGGCGCGGCAATCAACCTGGAAATGTTAGCACGCCGGCCATCGGCGACCGGCCGCAAGGCCGGTCGCGGCGGCACTCAGGCGTCGAGCAAGCGGTTCCACTCGGCGACGCGGTCGGCCTTGGCCGCCAGCACCGCATCGGTGTCGCCTTCGATGGTGATCTTGTTGATGGCATCGCCCTGGGCGACGCTGTCGACTACGTCCAGACCCTGGGTCACCTTGCCGAACACGGTGTGCTTGCCGTCCAGCCAAGGGGTGGCGGTGTGGGTGATGAAGAACTGGCTGCCATTGGTGCTGGGACCGGCATTGGCCATCGACAGCACGCCGCGATCGTGGCGCACGCCGTTGTTGGTCTCGTCCTCGAACCGGTAGCCCGGGCCGCCGCGGCCGGAGCCTTCCGGGCAACCGCCCTGGATCATGAAGTCGGCGATCACGCGGTGGAAGCTCAGCCCGTCGTAGAAGCCGCGCTTGGCCAGGTTCACGAAGTTGGCAACGGTCAGCGGCGCCTTGTCGGGATACAGCTCGATCGTGATCGGGCCGCGGGCGGTGTCGAAATGGGCGATCAGGGACATGGAATTCCTTGGAAACGGGGGCGTCATTTGGGCGCATAGAATACACGGCAGCCTGTTTCGCCCGCTTCCGGCACCGCCAACGGCCCTGTCGCCGCCGCTTGAATCCTGAACAGGCAGGCGCACCGAGATGCAGGTATACTAGGAGACTTAACTCTCCTTCCTTTCTGGCGCCGGTTGGCCCCCTTTCGCATGTCCATCGAAAATCTTCGCAATATCGCCATCGTCGCCCACGTCGATCATGGCAAAACCACCCTCGTCGACTGCCTGCTGAAGCAGTCCGGCACCCTCTCCGAGCGCACCGTGCTGGCCGAGCGCGTGATGGACAGCAACGATCAGGAAAAGGAGCGTGGCATCACGATCCTGGCCAAGAACACGGCCATCACCTGGCAGGGCAATCGCATCAACATCGTCGATACCCCTGGACACGCCGACTTCGGCGGCGAAGTGGAGCGCGTGCTGTCGATGGTGGACTCGGTGCTGATCCTGGTCGACGCGATGGACGGGCCGATGCCGCAGACCCGCTTCGTGACCCAGAAGGCCTTCGCGATGGGCTTCAAGCCGATCGTGGTGGTCAATAAGATCGACCGTCCGGGCGCGCGTCCGGACTGGGTGATCGACCAGGTGTTCGACCTGTTCGACAAGCTCGGCGCGACCAACGAACAGCTCGACTTCCCGATCGTCTACGCCTCGGCGCTGCACGGC of Xanthomonas translucens pv. cerealis contains these proteins:
- a CDS encoding cell wall hydrolase produces the protein MKLAWILWLSQLLPQPAADSLCLSTTVYLEARDQTLRGQQAVAEVALRRLDSGLWGNSMCQVVTARKQFAPGLVKPGTELKNEDAWADAVNVAFAAERNWALPQGQRKEIVPGASHFAAHAIANPSWRNAYQVATIGDHTFYRVQKLRPRNAS
- a CDS encoding glutathione binding-like protein, with translation MKLYAKSGACSLADHIALRWAQLPFELELLDAAAMKAPAYLAINPAGAVPTLQIDDWVLTQNSAILNYIADVAPAAQLAGDGSARSRAEVQRWLAFLNADLHPAFHPLFGSTRYLEDAATIARTQEHARERLRTLYARVDAQLGTQQWLAGTQRSIADAYLFVTLRWARGLKLETGANLQRFFERMAADPQVLAALQAEGLE
- a CDS encoding S9 family peptidase translates to MLAPYRWIGVLAIASLLPLAAAAADGGYRQPPEPLLGVMRAPLNPSPRLDPTGKTLLLVQRTQYPPIARVAEPYLKLAGVRVEPRSHSRHDMSSGYGIRACLEGFSLVEVASGKQTAVTLPAGACPAQPVWSPDGRRFAFNNTAADRVELWLGDVATGNVRRIDGVQLNPVLGGEIQWLGGSDTLLLKTVPQDMGAPPRKAAVPPGPEVKETIQGKGESSTYEARDTLSSPEDEALFAYYATSQLLTVDAASGKQNKVGAPAVYTAVDGAPDGRHVRVERLKRPYSYVTTYARFAHDVAVLDLANGGERVLADLPVADRVPVQGVPTGPRAYSWRANQPATLVWAEALDGGDWKASVPARDKLLTLAAPFTAKPRELARVAQRYAGLSWFAQGGQALLDDYDENRHWRRTTLLDADRPGTPGRVLFDLSTDDLYADPGAPELRVLANGEAVLREDRGALFLSGQGATPAGNRAFLDRYALASGKTERLFRSDASVDEFFFGFAGDDTTRLLTWRQSPTDPPNVYLRALGQAQTGATAGDAVYASAAAPITRFPDPTPLVRQIKKRLVTYKRKDGVELSFTLYTPPGYKEGTRVPAILYAYPLDYADPSKAGQVSGANERDFTSLRSYQLLLLAGYAIIDDTAFPIVGDPKTAYDTYLQQLVDNATAAVDKAVELGVVDRQRIGVTGHSHGALMAANLLAHTDLFRAGVATSGSYNKTLTPFGFQNERRSFWAAPEVYAQASAFFHADKIDEPLLIVHGMDDANPGTETTQAPRLFQAIRGNGGTARLVLLPFEPHWYSARESNEDVVAEMLEWFDRYVKHAPSRAAAAKAKAAAQKQ
- a CDS encoding malate dehydrogenase, yielding MKTPVRVAVTGAAGQIGYALLFRIASGEMLGKDQPVILQLLELPMEKAQAALKGVMMELEDCAFPLLAGMVGTDDAEVAFKDADVALLVGARPRGPGMERKDLLLENAKIFTAQGAALNKVASRNVKVLVVGNPANTNAYIAMKSAPDLNPKNFTAMLRLDHNRALSQLAGKLGKPVGGIEKLVVWGNHSPTMYPDYRFATVDGASIADAINDQDWNAGTFIPTVGKRGAAIIEARGSSSAASAANAAIDHVRDWVLGSNGKWVTMGVPSDGSYGIPEGVMFGFAVTTENGEYTLVKDLPIDDFSQKYIDKTLAELEEERSGVAHLLG
- a CDS encoding thioredoxin domain-containing protein; its protein translation is MMRSLLLCGYCRRQQAGFERAQVRYRVLDVEQEQGRRAAAALRREGVPIMVIGQHVVDGYRIADHRGAALDAHLLPLGYRVY
- a CDS encoding peptidylprolyl isomerase; the protein is MSLIAHFDTARGPITIELYPDKAPLTVANFVNLAKRGFYDGLSFHRVIADFMIQGGCPEGSGRGGPGYRFEDETNNGVRHDRGVLSMANAGPSTNGSQFFITHTATPWLDGKHTVFGKVTQGLDVVDSVAQGDAINKITIEGDTDAVLAAKADRVAEWNRLLDA